In Penaeus monodon isolate SGIC_2016 chromosome 43, NSTDA_Pmon_1, whole genome shotgun sequence, one DNA window encodes the following:
- the LOC119568044 gene encoding LIRP-like, with amino-acid sequence MKIAIAILLALVCAHSGWSWMTDLDANREPQRRLCGWKLANKLNSVCKGVYNKPGPMSNSLYYRHRRGKTRPYVGGFTASLPQAREALPYPPNPEPSPPSPGQDPRTRPSPTDAFDQAILRNALLSSGVPFPFLTEAQASQVLREAPRRKRGLSAECCRKACSVSELVDYCY; translated from the exons ATGAAAATTGCT ATCGCCATCCTCCTCGCCCTGGTGTGTGCCCATAGTGGATGGTCCTGGATGACTGACCTGGACGCGAACAGAGAACCACAGCGGCGTTTGTGTGGCTGGAAATTGGCCAATAAGCTGAACAGCGTTTGTAAAGGCGTCTACAACAAGCCGGGCCCGATGAGTAACAGTCTTTATTACAGACATAGGCGAG GCAAGACTCGCCCTTATGTCGGGGGTTTTACGGCCTCGCTTCCTCAGGCGAGAGaggccctcccctacccccccaaccccgagccctcccccccctcccccggccaggACCCCAGGACCCGCCCCTCGCCCACGGACGCCTTCGACCAGGCCATCCTCCGCAACGCCCTCTTGTCCTCGGgcgtccctttccccttcctgacGGAGGCGCAGGCGTCGCAGGTGCTGAGGGAGGCGCCGCGTCGCAAGCGTGGGCTGTCGGCGGAGTGCTGTAGGAAAGCCTGCTCGGTGTCGGAGTTGGTCGACTACTGCTATTAG
- the LOC119568047 gene encoding bis(5'-nucleosyl)-tetraphosphatase [asymmetrical]-like: MSGLQELRAAGLVIYRCIATEIQYLLMQASYGDHHWTPPKGHVDPGESDLETALRETQEEAGLSRSDFTLLDSFKKELKYEVRGKPKTVIYWLAKINDGKEVTLSEEHQEFRWLPLAEACSLAKFPDMISTLEECEEFIKKYKQK, from the exons ATGAGTGGCCTCCAAGAACTCCGTGCCGCTGGTCTTGTCATCTATCGCTGCATAGCTACGGAGATACAGTACCTCTTGATGCAGGCGTCATATGGAGACCACCACTGGACCCCTCCGAAAG GCCACGTTGACCCGGGAGAATCTGATTTGGAAACGGCTCTGAGGGAAACGCAAGAGGAGGCTGGCTTGTCTCGTAGTGACTTTACGTTACTTGATTCCTTTAAGAAGGAACTAAAG TATGAAGTGCGAGGGAAACCCAAAACCGTCATTTACTGGTTAGCCAAAATAAACGACGGCAAAGAGGTTACCTTATCGGAAGAGCATCAGGAGTTCCGCTGGTTGCCCTTGGCCGAAGCTTGCAGTTTGGCGAAGTTTCCTGACATGATATCCACCCTTGAAGAATGCGAGGAATTCATCAAGAAATACAAGCAAAAATGA